One part of the Magnetococcales bacterium genome encodes these proteins:
- a CDS encoding chemotaxis protein CheD, with product MGSDLNQQKGNDPFLLPGQLFAKKGQFKITTVLGSCIAVCLWDPSLRLGGMNHFKLPLWNGDGLPSPKYGNIAITKLIEAMVGIGCRKASLKAKIFGGGAVLQSSSGLLNVGERNINAARDILREQGIPIVAADVGGTSSRKVIFNTYEGTILLKKASSA from the coding sequence ATGGGTTCGGACCTCAACCAACAAAAAGGAAACGACCCGTTTCTGTTGCCGGGACAACTTTTTGCCAAAAAAGGGCAATTCAAGATCACCACAGTATTGGGATCGTGTATTGCCGTCTGCCTGTGGGATCCGTCCCTGCGGTTGGGTGGCATGAATCACTTCAAACTCCCCCTCTGGAACGGTGATGGCCTCCCTTCCCCCAAATACGGCAATATCGCCATCACGAAACTGATTGAGGCCATGGTGGGAATCGGTTGCCGGAAAGCCTCCCTGAAAGCCAAAATTTTTGGCGGGGGTGCGGTCCTGCAAAGTTCCAGCGGCCTCCTCAATGTCGGCGAACGTAACATCAACGCCGCACGCGATATCCTGCGTGAACAGGGTATTCCCATCGTCGCAGCGGATGTCGGGGGAACCTCAAGCCGTAAAGTTATTTTTAATACCTACGAGGGTACCATACTTTTGAAAAAGGCCAGTTCCGCCTGA
- a CDS encoding DJ-1/PfpI family protein, with the protein MKRVLVPLAQGCEELEAVTLIDLFRRAGIEVVSAGLDDQPVKASRGVVLIPDATLDQVIGQEFDLIVLPGGLPGTERLNKDPRIKSLLQKMAAAGKYVAAICAAPSVLANAGVLQGRKATSYPGILEKMSLPTVTILDTPVVTDDRIITSRGPGTALLFGLDLIEKLAGAAKRLEVAKGLLVDSHTGLPT; encoded by the coding sequence ATGAAGAGAGTTCTGGTTCCCCTGGCCCAGGGATGCGAAGAGCTGGAAGCCGTCACCCTGATCGATCTGTTCCGCCGTGCCGGCATCGAGGTTGTTTCCGCCGGCCTGGATGACCAGCCGGTCAAGGCCAGTCGGGGCGTGGTCCTGATCCCGGATGCCACCCTCGATCAGGTGATCGGGCAGGAGTTCGATCTGATCGTTCTGCCCGGCGGTCTGCCCGGTACCGAACGACTCAACAAGGATCCGCGCATCAAATCCCTGCTCCAGAAAATGGCTGCCGCCGGCAAGTACGTCGCCGCCATCTGCGCGGCCCCATCCGTTCTGGCCAACGCCGGCGTGTTGCAGGGACGCAAGGCCACCAGCTATCCCGGGATTCTGGAAAAAATGTCCCTTCCCACGGTGACCATCCTGGATACACCCGTGGTTACCGACGATCGGATCATCACTTCCCGTGGCCCGGGAACCGCTCTTCTCTTCGGTCTCGACCTGATTGAAAAATTGGCCGGTGCCGCCAAACGACTCGAAGTGGCCAAAGGATTGCTTGTTGATTCCCATACCGGACTCCCCACCTGA
- a CDS encoding arylesterase — protein sequence MPGFGIPGIGSLRSGGILCFGDSLTEGYGVGHDESYPYFLQQRLREQGHSLRVINAGISGETTGDALQRLKKAIRTQPDFAIIALGANDAFLGVPHAIMEGNLAEIIVAFQQAGSRVILGGLAIPAIFGVRDPQQFAAIFPQLAMRYGIALVPDFLAGVPGQRRYNLLDGFHPNGAGYALIMENVWSVLQPLLPVPS from the coding sequence ATGCCAGGCTTTGGCATACCGGGAATCGGCAGCTTGCGTTCGGGTGGCATTCTTTGTTTTGGTGACAGTCTGACCGAAGGGTATGGTGTCGGGCATGACGAGTCCTACCCATATTTTTTGCAACAGCGTCTGCGGGAACAGGGCCACTCCCTGCGCGTCATCAATGCCGGCATCTCTGGTGAAACCACCGGTGATGCCCTGCAACGCCTGAAAAAAGCCATCCGGACCCAACCCGATTTTGCCATCATAGCCCTGGGAGCCAACGATGCTTTTCTGGGTGTTCCCCATGCCATCATGGAGGGCAATCTGGCGGAAATTATCGTGGCTTTTCAGCAGGCCGGCAGTCGGGTCATTCTGGGCGGCCTGGCGATCCCGGCCATTTTTGGAGTTCGGGATCCCCAACAATTTGCGGCCATCTTCCCTCAGTTGGCCATGCGTTACGGAATTGCCCTGGTGCCGGATTTTTTGGCCGGCGTACCCGGCCAACGCCGCTACAATCTTTTGGATGGCTTTCACCCCAATGGTGCGGGGTATGCACTGATCATGGAAAATGTCTGGTCCGTTTTGCAACCGTTGCTGCCTGTGCCCTCATAG
- a CDS encoding HAMP domain-containing histidine kinase produces MSRMTDDELIEELKARFDSTKQALHDVKMVTKKLEVVNKKLEASERVKSNFVSHMKNEINNPLTSILGLSQQLMTMEEPNREIVASVSTMIHSEAFNLDFQLRNIFAAAELESGDTEIHVNVVDVDTVVMETVDSFEHVILQKRLSVGYNRKAQFDAKEHLFFKTDAEKLQLVFANLFSNAIEFNKDDGRIYIDLRIQDNRLLLSVTDTGVGVDKSQISRIFDRFVQLESGTTKTHRGHGLGLSITKAIVDMLEGSISVNNTTFGADTTTVVENKSGKVQRSGCTFTIAIPEVEMDVDAAAFSVDGNEFFFDDEKIEAF; encoded by the coding sequence GTGAGCAGAATGACGGATGACGAACTCATCGAGGAGCTGAAAGCCCGCTTTGACAGTACCAAGCAGGCCCTCCACGATGTCAAGATGGTTACGAAAAAGCTGGAAGTCGTCAACAAAAAACTTGAAGCTTCCGAAAGGGTCAAGAGCAACTTCGTCTCCCACATGAAGAATGAGATCAACAATCCGTTGACCTCCATCCTCGGTCTCTCCCAGCAATTAATGACCATGGAAGAGCCTAACCGGGAAATCGTCGCCTCGGTCAGCACCATGATCCATTCCGAGGCTTTCAATCTGGACTTCCAACTGCGCAACATTTTTGCCGCCGCCGAACTGGAGTCAGGTGACACGGAAATTCATGTCAACGTGGTGGATGTGGATACGGTCGTCATGGAAACTGTGGACTCCTTCGAACATGTCATCCTCCAGAAGCGTCTTTCCGTCGGATACAATCGAAAAGCCCAGTTTGATGCCAAGGAACACCTTTTTTTCAAGACCGATGCGGAAAAGCTTCAGTTGGTTTTTGCCAATTTGTTCTCCAATGCCATTGAATTCAATAAGGACGACGGCAGAATCTATATCGATCTGCGCATCCAGGACAATCGGCTCCTGCTCTCGGTGACCGACACCGGGGTCGGCGTGGACAAAAGCCAGATCAGCCGGATTTTCGACCGCTTTGTGCAGTTGGAATCCGGAACCACCAAAACCCATCGAGGCCACGGACTGGGCCTGAGCATCACCAAGGCCATCGTAGACATGCTGGAAGGATCCATCTCCGTCAACAACACCACCTTCGGGGCTGATACCACCACAGTCGTGGAAAACAAATCCGGGAAAGTGCAGCGATCGGGTTGCACATTCACCATTGCCATTCCGGAAGTGGAAATGGATGTTGACGCCGCCGCCTTTTCCGTGGATGGCAATGAGTTCTTCTTCGACGATGAGAAAATCGAGGCCTTTTGA